The Spirosoma radiotolerans genome has a window encoding:
- a CDS encoding ABC transporter permease, whose product MFRNFLKISLRNLWRNRKVTLISIVGLSIGLACSLVIFLLVNYMFSFDRYHAKADRTFWVVTDIRQENIVPTDATPRPMGDVLRQELPFVETAARLENVASRVMAVPDGKGGFSKKFDESRNLCFTEPEFFSVFDSEWLSGNPTTALAAPNTVVLTERYAQKYFGSANPIGKVLRFDNQANLTVTGLIKNLPSNTKLRYDAFISYATVPTLLGANGKQAMQDWANVFTVCFVTLREGTPVERLLDAFPVIRKKYLTTPEAKKLDFHAIPLPELDHLPQYGGRSPKAILYALIIVGLFLVVASCINFINVATAHALKRSKEVGVRKAVGSSRWQLVGQFMTETTLITLAAVLLAILLAYLCLPMLNSALAVMNTDISIGSLFRPDLLRWFVALIVGVILLAGLYPSLVLARFNPVAALRGRLTTQQVGGVFVRRGLIVTQFFITQLFIIGVVVMMAQLRHIQKADLGFQKEAILTVPLPASNALKQDVVRTRMEQIAGVEAVSLGADPPVAYRRLPVPFTYDSHTQPEKFPTVVKVADKNYVPLYGIRLLAGRNFRTNDTTNNEALVNETMVRDLGLHSPNDVLGKRINLWGGDKIVVGVVRDFHLGSLNQRIVPATILNYYRENRLASLKLNSTTLPATLKAVESTWNALYPEHVFKANFVDDLLDNFYMTEHILLGLAQVFSLIAILIGCLGLYGLVAFMAESRTKEIGIRKVLGATLPQLVWLFGREFSRLVFIGFALAAPLGWFLMNGWLQGYAYHVHFSWWIFAITLVSAVVITALTVGYESLKAARMDPARSLRTE is encoded by the coding sequence ATGTTCCGCAACTTTCTCAAAATCTCCCTTCGCAATCTGTGGCGTAACCGGAAAGTTACCCTGATCAGTATCGTCGGCCTCTCAATCGGACTGGCTTGCAGCCTGGTTATTTTCCTGCTGGTCAACTATATGTTCAGCTTTGATCGCTATCATGCGAAAGCCGACCGAACGTTTTGGGTCGTCACAGACATCCGGCAGGAGAATATTGTCCCTACCGATGCCACACCCCGGCCAATGGGCGATGTGCTGAGGCAGGAGCTTCCCTTTGTGGAAACGGCGGCCCGACTCGAAAATGTCGCCAGCCGCGTCATGGCTGTGCCCGATGGGAAAGGCGGCTTTTCGAAAAAATTTGACGAATCGCGTAACCTCTGTTTTACTGAACCGGAATTCTTCAGCGTATTCGATTCTGAGTGGCTAAGTGGTAACCCGACAACCGCATTGGCGGCCCCAAACACGGTCGTCCTGACGGAGCGATATGCGCAGAAATACTTTGGTTCAGCCAATCCAATCGGTAAAGTGTTACGCTTCGACAACCAGGCGAACCTGACCGTTACAGGCCTCATCAAAAATCTGCCGTCCAATACCAAGCTCCGTTACGACGCCTTCATTTCCTATGCGACCGTGCCCACTCTTTTGGGCGCGAATGGCAAACAGGCCATGCAGGACTGGGCCAACGTATTTACCGTATGCTTCGTTACTCTTCGCGAAGGCACGCCCGTAGAACGGTTGCTCGATGCTTTTCCGGTTATCCGAAAGAAATACCTGACCACTCCCGAAGCGAAGAAACTGGACTTTCATGCCATTCCGCTCCCGGAGTTAGACCATTTACCCCAGTACGGTGGCCGGTCGCCGAAGGCAATTTTGTATGCGCTCATTATTGTCGGTCTATTTCTGGTGGTGGCGTCCTGCATTAACTTCATTAACGTAGCCACTGCCCACGCCCTGAAACGGTCCAAAGAAGTGGGGGTACGCAAGGCCGTCGGTAGTTCGCGCTGGCAACTCGTCGGGCAGTTTATGACGGAAACAACACTGATTACACTCGCAGCCGTGCTCCTGGCTATTCTGTTGGCTTACCTCTGCCTGCCAATGCTGAACAGCGCCCTGGCTGTTATGAATACCGACATTTCCATTGGGAGTCTATTTCGGCCCGATTTACTACGCTGGTTTGTTGCCCTGATTGTCGGCGTCATTCTGCTCGCTGGCCTGTATCCCTCGCTGGTGTTGGCTCGCTTTAATCCGGTGGCGGCTCTGCGCGGTCGTCTAACGACGCAACAGGTTGGCGGGGTATTCGTTCGGCGCGGGCTGATTGTCACGCAGTTTTTCATTACTCAATTATTCATCATTGGGGTAGTCGTCATGATGGCTCAGCTACGGCACATACAAAAGGCTGATTTAGGATTTCAGAAAGAAGCTATCCTGACGGTACCCCTACCGGCTAGTAATGCCCTGAAGCAGGACGTCGTTCGGACCCGGATGGAGCAGATAGCGGGCGTCGAAGCCGTGTCGTTGGGTGCCGATCCTCCCGTAGCTTACCGGCGACTGCCCGTGCCCTTTACGTATGACTCCCATACGCAACCGGAGAAATTTCCTACGGTGGTTAAGGTTGCCGACAAGAACTATGTGCCGCTTTATGGGATCAGGCTACTGGCTGGGCGCAACTTTCGAACCAACGATACGACGAACAATGAAGCGCTCGTGAATGAAACAATGGTACGGGACTTAGGGCTACACTCACCCAATGATGTACTCGGAAAACGCATTAACCTGTGGGGTGGCGACAAAATTGTGGTTGGCGTCGTGCGTGATTTTCACCTGGGTAGCTTAAACCAACGGATTGTACCTGCCACCATTCTAAACTACTACCGTGAGAATCGACTAGCCTCATTGAAACTCAACTCAACCACCCTACCGGCAACGCTGAAAGCGGTTGAAAGCACCTGGAATGCGTTATATCCTGAACACGTTTTCAAAGCCAATTTCGTGGATGATCTGCTGGACAACTTTTACATGACCGAGCACATCCTACTCGGTTTGGCCCAGGTGTTTTCGTTAATCGCCATCCTGATTGGCTGTTTGGGATTGTATGGACTAGTAGCGTTTATGGCCGAATCCAGAACAAAAGAAATTGGTATTCGTAAAGTGCTGGGTGCTACGTTACCGCAGCTTGTCTGGCTATTTGGCCGCGAATTTAGCCGACTGGTGTTCATTGGCTTTGCGCTGGCAGCTCCGCTGGGTTGGTTTCTGATGAACGGCTGGCTTCAGGGCTACGCATACCACGTTCATTTCAGCTGGTGGATTTTTGCGATTACCCTGGTCTCAGCCGTCGTCATCACGGCGCTCACCGTTGGCTATGAATCTCTAAAAGCCGCTCGTATGGACCCCGCCCGAAGCCTGCGGACAGAATAA
- a CDS encoding serine hydrolase domain-containing protein, producing the protein MNQLFAAVCLLVLQPALVQAQSAITNARAEATIQQLGTAFVQEKSHVGLSIGIIRNGKTSFYTFGTTEKGKNQLPTENTIYEIGSITKTFGSLLLARAVLDQRVRLDDDIRQYLDGDYPNLAYEGKPIRLVHLTNWTSELPDNFPDKPDAYKQVPQDSIPFRIMNGLSQYTRQDFFNDLHAVTLKAAPGQNPRHSNVAAQLLGYILEKIYQMPYDELIKTQIEQPLAMRNTFSLPQSADQFAIGYSGNGVQMPAFTLKAMQAAGGLRYSTADLLKYAAYQLDERDPAVKLSHQTTWGSPDSQAFGLNWFLHKTIDSKRQIEHSGGTFGFASYCDLYPDQKTALVLFANNSDQTTQGQLGELSKKIMDALYGEPAALTALKDALKKRGYAQVINVVKDVHKKHPELHLNENYVNNWGYSLVGQGKLQEALAIFKLNVSLYPTGWNTYDSLAETYERIGNRKLAIDNYTRSLALNPNNTNATEFLKKNGEGK; encoded by the coding sequence ATGAACCAATTATTCGCTGCCGTTTGCCTACTGGTTCTACAGCCAGCTCTTGTTCAGGCTCAGTCGGCCATAACAAATGCCCGCGCTGAAGCGACTATTCAGCAACTGGGAACCGCGTTTGTTCAGGAAAAGTCGCATGTGGGATTGTCCATCGGGATCATCCGGAATGGAAAGACATCGTTCTATACTTTCGGTACGACGGAGAAAGGCAAAAATCAGTTACCGACGGAGAATACGATTTATGAAATCGGGTCGATCACCAAGACGTTTGGGAGCCTACTGCTGGCAAGGGCCGTTCTCGACCAGCGCGTCCGGCTCGACGACGACATCCGCCAGTACCTCGATGGCGACTATCCGAATCTGGCCTACGAAGGCAAACCCATTCGATTGGTACACCTGACCAACTGGACGTCCGAATTACCGGACAACTTCCCGGATAAGCCCGATGCCTACAAGCAGGTACCCCAGGATTCGATTCCATTCCGCATTATGAATGGGTTAAGCCAATATACCCGGCAGGATTTCTTCAACGATTTGCACGCCGTTACCCTCAAGGCGGCACCCGGCCAAAATCCCCGTCACTCCAACGTAGCGGCTCAATTGTTGGGTTATATTCTGGAGAAAATCTACCAGATGCCCTACGATGAGTTGATCAAAACGCAGATTGAGCAGCCGCTTGCCATGCGGAACACCTTTAGTTTGCCACAATCAGCGGATCAGTTTGCGATAGGCTACAGTGGAAATGGCGTCCAGATGCCTGCGTTTACGCTGAAAGCCATGCAGGCAGCCGGTGGCCTTCGCTACAGTACAGCCGATTTGCTGAAGTATGCCGCCTATCAGTTGGATGAGCGAGACCCGGCCGTGAAGCTGAGCCATCAAACTACCTGGGGTAGCCCCGACAGTCAGGCCTTTGGCTTAAACTGGTTTCTCCACAAAACCATCGACAGCAAACGACAGATCGAACACTCAGGCGGTACGTTCGGCTTTGCCAGTTACTGCGACCTATATCCGGATCAGAAAACGGCCCTTGTGTTATTCGCCAACAACTCGGATCAAACAACACAGGGCCAGCTTGGTGAACTGTCAAAAAAAATAATGGACGCGCTCTATGGAGAACCGGCCGCCCTGACAGCGCTGAAGGACGCGTTGAAAAAACGAGGCTATGCACAGGTGATCAATGTGGTGAAGGATGTCCATAAAAAGCATCCGGAACTCCATTTGAACGAAAATTACGTGAATAACTGGGGTTACTCACTGGTCGGGCAGGGTAAACTTCAGGAGGCACTCGCCATCTTCAAGCTGAATGTCAGCCTTTATCCCACTGGCTGGAATACCTACGACAGCCTGGCTGAAACCTACGAGCGAATCGGCAACCGCAAACTGGCCATCGATAATTATACCCGGTCGCTGGCCTTGAACCCGAACAATACCAACGCTACCGAATTCCTCAAAAAAAACGGCGAGGGTAAGTAA
- a CDS encoding serine hydrolase domain-containing protein: MNAWLISALLLFPSALIYPKCPAALVTLPIKALTDNPQKSPVDRLVEKAAQQFMAAPQAVGLSVGIYKDGQTYVYNYGTLQKDRQQLPTSQTLYAIASISMTMTGALLAQAVVEKKVTLGDDIRTYLPSHYPNLSFDGQPIRLFHLINHRSGLPFLLPDRPDAFANTTLSSSAIATALLQNYTQTDFFADLRKVKLDAAPGYTFRYSNVGAQLLGYILERVYKMPFEELVRVKITQPLTMNDTKITLDPADQARMANGYDCNGVQMPNAPNQLQGACALKSTVADMLKFIQWNVAEQDKAAKLSHQPTWGDENRYSAGLNWQMLNVAGHRVIWQDGNIPGFSSLCVNYPDLDMGIVILSNECDRKTAFRMTTLANQLMQALDERAVALPN, translated from the coding sequence ATGAACGCCTGGCTTATCTCCGCCCTGTTGCTGTTTCCATCAGCGCTTATTTACCCTAAATGCCCGGCTGCACTGGTTACGCTTCCCATTAAGGCCTTAACGGATAACCCCCAGAAAAGTCCGGTCGATCGTCTTGTTGAGAAAGCCGCTCAGCAATTCATGGCAGCACCGCAGGCGGTCGGACTTTCGGTCGGTATTTATAAAGATGGGCAAACGTATGTTTATAACTACGGCACCCTTCAGAAAGACCGTCAGCAACTCCCAACCAGCCAAACGCTGTACGCCATCGCGTCCATCAGTATGACCATGACGGGTGCTTTGCTGGCCCAGGCGGTCGTTGAAAAGAAAGTGACGTTAGGAGACGACATCCGGACGTATTTGCCAAGCCATTATCCAAACCTCTCATTTGACGGGCAACCCATTCGCCTTTTTCACCTGATCAATCACCGATCAGGATTGCCATTCCTCCTGCCAGATCGTCCGGATGCCTTCGCCAACACTACCCTATCCTCCTCGGCAATTGCCACCGCGCTTTTGCAGAATTATACCCAAACCGACTTCTTTGCCGATTTGCGTAAAGTCAAACTTGATGCCGCACCGGGCTATACCTTCAGGTACTCCAACGTGGGGGCTCAGTTATTGGGGTATATTTTGGAACGCGTCTATAAAATGCCTTTCGAGGAGCTTGTTCGTGTGAAAATAACCCAGCCGCTGACCATGAACGATACGAAAATTACGCTGGACCCGGCGGATCAGGCGCGTATGGCCAACGGGTACGACTGCAATGGCGTCCAAATGCCGAACGCGCCGAATCAACTCCAAGGCGCTTGTGCTTTGAAGTCGACTGTGGCAGATATGCTGAAATTCATTCAATGGAATGTCGCCGAACAGGACAAAGCGGCCAAACTGAGTCATCAGCCAACTTGGGGCGACGAAAATCGGTATTCGGCTGGTTTAAACTGGCAAATGCTTAACGTCGCGGGCCACCGCGTCATTTGGCAGGACGGCAACATTCCCGGTTTTAGCAGCCTGTGCGTCAATTACCCGGATCTGGACATGGGCATCGTTATCCTCAGCAATGAATGTGATCGGAAAACCGCTTTCCGTATGACGACGCTGGCCAATCAACTGATGCAGGCCCTTGACGAACGAGCGGTGGCCTTGCCGAACTGA
- a CDS encoding OmpA family protein — translation MKTLTRLLGLSLCLTVMSVRAQQGLKGDYYTGTNFEKKVFTRMDPQLNYNWRGRNPAPGLSESFYSIRWTGKLLAPASGVYRFYAKVDDGIRIWVGNKLVVNSWQLNDSKDFSGSILLEAGQFYDLRVDYFNDMLEGEIYLYWQRPDAKKTSLNPFNTPGELITTQYFFQKPLPSRVSLIRTPPPAVPKPPVAVVKTPAKINPTTRVAKTIPKPALSPPSTKTVTANAPVLAPPITRVEPEPIRAFEPGATVVLHKVQFEQSSYILLPESSTELDQLVIALKKNPLWQITIAGHTDNIGDPRLNLALSENRAKVVAAYLKRRGVADDRIITNGYGGTHPIADNALEIERSKNRRVEITLKDEKK, via the coding sequence ATGAAGACACTAACCAGACTTTTAGGTTTATCCCTTTGTCTAACCGTCATGTCGGTACGGGCACAACAGGGATTGAAAGGCGACTACTATACCGGGACGAATTTTGAGAAAAAGGTTTTCACTCGAATGGATCCGCAACTCAACTACAACTGGCGGGGACGCAACCCCGCACCCGGCCTTTCCGAATCTTTCTACTCGATCCGGTGGACGGGAAAACTACTGGCTCCGGCGTCGGGAGTGTACCGATTTTACGCTAAAGTAGATGACGGCATCCGGATTTGGGTCGGCAATAAGCTCGTTGTAAACTCCTGGCAACTGAACGACTCTAAAGATTTTAGCGGTAGTATTCTTCTGGAAGCGGGACAGTTCTACGACCTGCGTGTAGACTACTTCAACGACATGCTGGAAGGTGAAATTTATCTTTACTGGCAACGACCCGACGCGAAGAAAACTAGTCTAAACCCGTTCAATACGCCGGGCGAACTCATAACCACACAATATTTCTTTCAAAAACCATTACCCTCCCGCGTTTCCCTAATCAGAACTCCCCCACCGGCGGTTCCTAAACCTCCGGTAGCTGTTGTTAAAACGCCAGCTAAGATTAATCCAACCACCCGTGTTGCGAAGACCATACCTAAACCTGCACTCAGTCCGCCGTCAACAAAAACAGTAACCGCTAATGCTCCTGTACTTGCGCCACCAATCACCAGGGTTGAGCCGGAGCCCATTCGCGCATTTGAGCCGGGGGCAACGGTTGTATTGCACAAGGTGCAGTTTGAACAAAGCAGTTATATTCTGTTGCCTGAATCCTCGACCGAGCTGGATCAACTGGTCATAGCTTTGAAGAAAAACCCGCTTTGGCAAATCACGATTGCGGGTCATACGGATAACATAGGCGACCCCCGTTTGAATCTGGCCTTATCGGAAAACCGCGCAAAAGTGGTGGCCGCCTATCTTAAACGCCGGGGCGTTGCAGACGACCGCATTATTACCAACGGCTACGGAGGCACACATCCCATTGCCGACAACGCCCTTGAAATTGAACGGAGTAAAAATCGGCGCGTTGAGATTACGCTGAAAGATGAAAAAAAATAG